The Paenibacillus sp. FSL R7-0204 genome includes a region encoding these proteins:
- a CDS encoding YheC/YheD family endospore coat-associated protein — protein sequence MSKLKIPVQTVHSGILQENAVMLGDKSMKRLKIPAHGTIQLNFGSFRQEVTVIPVPKSDSLRVSEALGRRLGLRQRLTLNASYSTGSRILRLGPMIGVLVSRDHPEQPERVFGQITMFCRELTHACHAQGAYVYFFTPEALESRTTTIQGWVYDEGWRKLSLPVADVINNRLTTRKVENKPSVQHFLADVKSRYGTHFFNEKFLDKTEVFEALALDPALQRYLPESHALNGFAILKKMCSSYPSVFLKPVRGSLGKGILRISKEEGGGYRLLSTTPMGTRKQSYSSLAKLFQSIAPKMKTTRFQIQQGLSLMELGRRPVDFRALVQKNGTGKWGVTSIVARTAGSNHFVSNLARGGTLSTVKEAVGKSSLPSGVKESTQVQLPRAALAIARGVETYIPAHFGELGIDLALDQSGRIWLLEVNSKPSKNDNTPLNDQKIRPSVKQMILYCRYLAGL from the coding sequence ATGTCTAAGCTAAAGATCCCGGTTCAAACGGTCCACTCGGGCATCCTGCAGGAAAATGCTGTAATGCTAGGCGACAAATCCATGAAGAGGCTCAAAATACCGGCGCACGGAACCATTCAGCTGAACTTCGGCTCTTTCCGGCAGGAGGTTACTGTAATTCCTGTCCCCAAATCCGACAGCCTGCGTGTAAGTGAGGCACTCGGCCGGCGGCTTGGCTTAAGACAGCGCTTGACGCTTAACGCTTCCTACAGCACCGGCAGCCGCATCCTGCGACTGGGGCCGATGATTGGCGTCCTGGTGAGCCGCGACCATCCAGAACAGCCAGAGCGGGTCTTCGGCCAGATCACCATGTTCTGCCGGGAGCTGACTCATGCCTGCCATGCACAAGGCGCCTATGTCTATTTCTTCACCCCGGAAGCGCTGGAATCACGCACCACTACCATCCAGGGCTGGGTCTACGATGAGGGCTGGCGGAAGCTGAGTCTTCCTGTTGCCGATGTGATCAACAATCGGCTGACCACGCGAAAGGTAGAGAATAAACCTAGCGTACAGCATTTTTTGGCAGATGTAAAATCCCGCTACGGAACCCACTTCTTCAACGAAAAGTTCCTAGACAAGACAGAGGTATTCGAGGCGCTGGCGCTGGACCCCGCCCTGCAGCGGTACTTGCCCGAATCGCATGCCCTGAACGGCTTCGCCATACTCAAAAAAATGTGCAGCAGCTATCCCAGCGTGTTCCTGAAGCCGGTACGCGGCAGCCTCGGCAAAGGCATTCTGCGCATTTCCAAGGAGGAAGGCGGCGGCTATCGGCTGCTGTCCACTACTCCGATGGGCACACGGAAGCAGAGCTATTCCAGTCTGGCGAAGCTATTTCAATCCATTGCCCCCAAGATGAAAACCACCCGCTTCCAGATCCAGCAGGGTCTCTCCCTGATGGAGCTTGGACGGCGGCCGGTCGATTTCCGGGCACTGGTGCAGAAGAACGGGACCGGCAAATGGGGCGTCACCTCCATTGTGGCCCGGACCGCCGGAAGTAATCATTTCGTCTCCAATCTTGCCCGCGGCGGTACGCTCAGTACGGTCAAGGAGGCCGTCGGCAAAAGCAGTCTTCCATCCGGTGTCAAAGAAAGCACCCAGGTTCAGCTGCCCAGAGCGGCGCTAGCCATTGCAAGAGGGGTTGAGACCTACATTCCAGCTCATTTCGGTGAGCTCGGCATCGACCTCGCGCTTGACCAGTCCGGCCGGATCTGGCTGCTGGAGGTCAACTCCAAGCCGTCCAAGAACGACAATACACCCCTGAATGACCAGAAAATCAGACCCTCAGTCAAGCAAATGATTCTATACTGCCGTTATCTGGCCGGGTTATAA
- a CDS encoding YheC/YheD family endospore coat-associated protein, with product MTTTAMGFLGIMTGRRHGIPPIAEPEFCSHLCRAAPLYELKVLVFHPEDVAADGSYVRGYQWQNGQWEPAQAPAPDILYNRCFYRTPEEKRAASAALSVLTRCLPWSRGLPDKWGVYEILRRNPATAALLPETELYSSREALGNMLAGREYGVFLKPRTGSHGKRTLHAVLLGRSEGGGVKVRGRDRDNKTFQYVFGTLDEGLDWIGRFIGQHRYIIQPYLHLTGSGGQPFDVRVLMQKNGTGAWTLTGMAVRLGTRGSLTSNLHGGGTAVPTLPFLLDEYGAAGRDLLEELTLASALLPPLLEESCGRLGELGLDFGIDAGGRLYLLEANTKPGRTVFRLTGDRRAARLAAENPLRYARHLLLTSSSHHNLPPGQLRSHGRMISMVPKEDS from the coding sequence ATGACCACAACAGCAATGGGGTTCCTTGGCATTATGACAGGCCGTCGCCACGGGATTCCTCCCATCGCAGAGCCGGAGTTCTGCAGTCATCTCTGCCGTGCGGCCCCGCTGTATGAGCTGAAGGTCCTTGTTTTTCATCCGGAGGATGTGGCGGCGGACGGCTCCTATGTCCGCGGATATCAATGGCAGAACGGACAATGGGAGCCTGCGCAGGCTCCGGCGCCAGACATTCTCTATAACCGCTGCTTCTACCGCACACCGGAGGAGAAACGAGCAGCATCGGCTGCCCTGTCTGTATTGACCCGCTGTCTGCCCTGGTCACGCGGGCTTCCTGATAAATGGGGAGTCTATGAGATTCTGCGGCGCAACCCCGCTACTGCCGCCCTGCTGCCGGAGACTGAGCTATACAGCAGCCGTGAAGCGCTTGGCAATATGCTCGCCGGAAGGGAATACGGCGTTTTCCTGAAACCCCGGACCGGCTCCCACGGCAAGCGCACCCTGCATGCTGTACTGCTCGGCAGAAGCGAAGGCGGCGGAGTGAAGGTGCGGGGCAGAGACCGGGATAACAAAACTTTTCAATACGTTTTCGGTACGCTGGACGAAGGTCTGGACTGGATCGGCCGCTTCATCGGCCAGCACCGCTATATCATACAGCCTTACCTGCATCTCACCGGCAGCGGAGGACAGCCGTTCGATGTACGTGTGCTGATGCAGAAGAACGGCACCGGTGCCTGGACCCTGACCGGCATGGCCGTCCGGCTCGGCACCCGGGGATCACTGACCTCCAATCTGCACGGCGGAGGCACGGCCGTTCCCACGCTCCCCTTCCTGCTGGACGAATACGGCGCGGCAGGAAGAGACCTGCTGGAGGAGCTGACCCTGGCGTCTGCGCTCCTGCCTCCGCTGCTGGAAGAATCCTGCGGCAGACTAGGAGAGCTGGGCCTAGATTTTGGCATCGATGCCGGAGGGAGACTCTATCTGCTGGAAGCCAATACCAAGCCAGGGCGCACGGTGTTCCGGCTGACGGGCGACCGCCGGGCTGCTAGACTCGCCGCCGAGAACCCGCTGCGATATGCGCGCCATCTGCTGCTTACCTCAAGCAGCCATCACAATCTGCCTCCCGGGCAGCTCCGTTCACACGGGAGAATGATATCTATGGTTCCAAAGGAGGATTCATAA
- a CDS encoding YheC/YheD family endospore coat-associated protein — protein MGLTFCNVHFTKQPDRVVYVSGELMRSLKLSGKKNIRLRLGKDAIPATIKPIKRAGKHLFLASGVKSAIKVPKSGGIYLRNLQNDEVQLGPLVGVLSDGPSSASQPFGSRTGFIKQLLREGSNKCYIFAFMPRDIDWQQEQVNGYFLTASGRFERKLVPLPDVVYNRLPSRRAETSPYINQLRERFGRKKIPYFNWSFFNKSDVYRLLENDGAANRFVPETHSNPSSEQMRDMLDRHHFVYYKPSAGSLGHGIYRLTYLPKKGYFARYRRSGKNVLLRFTTFDSLMRMLRGRHGQSMQNYVVQQGIRLIEIDNCPIDFRFHMHKNGSNQWVVVGIGAKKAGRGSVTTHLKNGGALLTPQQALGRVFGARSDEVLQRAKTTAVKLAESLEIQHRHLLGEIGFDLGIDQDEDIWMFEANAKPGRSIFRHPSLRAEGKASIEHILEHCLYLSKFRRRDDL, from the coding sequence ATGGGTCTCACTTTTTGCAATGTCCATTTCACCAAGCAACCTGATCGAGTAGTATATGTCTCGGGTGAACTGATGAGAAGCCTGAAATTATCCGGCAAGAAAAATATCCGCCTGCGCCTCGGAAAAGATGCCATCCCGGCCACCATCAAGCCGATCAAGCGAGCCGGCAAGCACCTCTTCCTGGCCTCGGGCGTCAAAAGCGCCATCAAGGTCCCGAAGTCAGGCGGTATCTACCTGCGCAATCTGCAGAATGACGAGGTGCAGCTAGGGCCGCTGGTCGGTGTGCTCTCAGACGGACCCTCCTCCGCATCTCAGCCCTTCGGCTCCCGCACCGGCTTCATCAAGCAGCTGCTGCGCGAAGGCAGCAACAAATGCTACATCTTCGCCTTCATGCCTCGGGATATCGACTGGCAGCAGGAACAGGTCAACGGATATTTTCTGACGGCAAGCGGCCGCTTCGAGCGCAAGCTGGTGCCCCTGCCGGATGTCGTCTATAACCGCCTGCCCAGCCGCAGAGCTGAGACCTCCCCATACATCAACCAGTTGCGCGAGCGCTTCGGACGCAAGAAGATTCCGTACTTCAACTGGAGCTTCTTCAACAAATCGGATGTCTACCGGCTGCTGGAGAATGACGGGGCAGCGAACCGCTTCGTGCCTGAAACGCACAGTAACCCCAGCTCCGAACAAATGCGGGATATGCTCGACCGTCACCACTTCGTCTATTATAAACCCTCGGCCGGCAGCCTGGGACACGGTATCTACCGCCTAACCTACCTGCCGAAGAAAGGGTACTTCGCCCGTTACCGCAGGAGCGGCAAGAATGTGCTGCTGCGCTTCACGACCTTCGACAGCCTGATGCGCATGCTGCGGGGACGCCACGGGCAGAGCATGCAGAACTATGTGGTCCAGCAGGGCATCCGCCTTATTGAGATCGACAACTGCCCGATTGATTTCCGCTTCCATATGCACAAAAACGGCAGCAATCAATGGGTCGTGGTCGGGATCGGTGCCAAAAAAGCCGGACGGGGCAGTGTCACCACCCATCTGAAGAACGGCGGAGCGCTACTGACCCCGCAGCAGGCCCTCGGCCGTGTGTTCGGGGCCAGATCAGATGAAGTGCTCCAGCGCGCCAAGACCACTGCCGTCAAGCTCGCAGAATCCCTGGAGATCCAGCACCGCCATCTGCTCGGAGAGATCGGGTTCGATCTCGGCATTGACCAGGATGAGGATATCTGGATGTTCGAGGCCAATGCCAAACCGGGACGCTCTATCTTCCGCCACCCCTCCCTGCGCGCTGAGGGCAAAGCTTCCATTGAGCACATCCTGGAGCATTGTCTGTATCTCAGCAAATTCCGCAGGAGGGATGACTTGTGA